CTGGAGATATAGTTGGAGTACCATATCAATACATAAAAGCTGCAGGAGAAGGAAATATAGCAGCACTTTCAGCTGTTTCATATATAGACGAAGTTAGTAAAAAATAGAGAGAAGGAAATTAATATGGTAAAAGTAATTGAAGAAAATGTATTCAAAAGTGAAATAAGTGAAGGAATTGTGGTAGTTGACTTTTTTGCCACATGGTGTGGACCATGCAAGATGCTATCACCTATATTGGATGATTTATCTGCAGAAATGGAAGGGAAAGTTAAATTTATAAAAGTAGATGTAGATAGTTGTACAGAAATTGTTAATGAATATGATGTTTCTAATATACCTGCTGTTTTCATATTTAAGAATGGTGAAAAAAAGGATGTATTAGTTGGATTTTCCCCAAAGGAAAATATTAAAGAAAAAATAGATCTTTATTTATAAGGCAAAAGGTATATATTGCAATGATAGATGGTTGTAGATTTCTTTTAGAAATCGTTAAGTTTTGAACAATTATTT
The window above is part of the Clostridium saccharoperbutylacetonicum N1-4(HMT) genome. Proteins encoded here:
- the trxA gene encoding thioredoxin, whose protein sequence is MVKVIEENVFKSEISEGIVVVDFFATWCGPCKMLSPILDDLSAEMEGKVKFIKVDVDSCTEIVNEYDVSNIPAVFIFKNGEKKDVLVGFSPKENIKEKIDLYL